The sequence below is a genomic window from Penaeus monodon isolate SGIC_2016 chromosome 14, NSTDA_Pmon_1, whole genome shotgun sequence.
TACGGAACAGCCGCCGCGGGCCACCCATGGCCCTTGCCTTCAACTTTTAGCGTCGATGCCCTACAATCAGGCATTTTCAAAACAGCCTGatcgagggatttttttttaaatcgcatTTCTATATAAAACACAAGAACTTGTCTTTTCTAAAGGTTGATGACCAATGCCCGAGCGACAGTGGTCATCATCCTTGATGCATCTCAAGAGCATTTTGAACCCTTAGATCCAAAAAGTTTTAGTTATCTTCCAAAGTTCCAGCGCACAGAGTCACACTACCTGTCGCGCCGCCTCACGCACCGCAGTTCATTCTCTATCCTACAGTTAACATCTCCCCTATTAATTTAGAATTGCAGAATCCTTATCATTTAATAGGAAGCTCTTGAATCGAGAATCCTAGCCACACCTTCCTAGCGGCGGCGCCTCCCACAACCACCTGCCCGACCTGAGCGTCTACCTGCCTCCATACAGGTAAGAAAGGTAAACACGCCTAAATATTCGTCCTTTTTAACTCCCACACTCTCCTCAACACTCCACAAGCGTACTCACCTAGTATTATGCGACGCTCCATTGATGCTcttcgaaataaaaaataaaagtcgttaacaaatcataaaaatacattCAACACAGTCTAAAAAGATTGGTCGGTCATCACTACACACACGTTCAGCACACACTGACTCAAACTACGGCTCACCTGGATTACTTAGCGTTGTTTCGCTCAGGTGGCAGCACTCGACGACGCGCCAGACACAGAAAACCCGGCCGGAGTTTAGGGGGACAACTATACtatttttattctcctcttcctccttcttattcttctttttcttcttcttttctcctcctctccttctttttcttcttcttcttcttctttttctcctcttcctcctcctcctcctcctcctcctcctctcctcctcctcctcctcctcctcctctccctcttcctcttcctcttcctcttcctctcctcctcctcctctccctcctcttcctcctcctctcctccttctccttctccttctcctcctcctcctcctcctcctccttcctcctcctcctcctccccttctactactgctgctactactactattgtgataagaaggatatatttttttaagtatgggCGTTACATTGTATATTTTGACGTTTTAGTGacgtgtttctttattttctttacaaagGTGTACATTAAAAATTGTTCAAAAGATAATAGATTTGTTTTCAGTTTGTGCTGCGATATCATTACATAGTTAATACTTTATGTGTCTTTGTTATTAAGAATTCGTGTGTCCACcggttatttacttttttcatcagGCTACTTGTATAGCTGGTTAATAAACATGTTTTATAAGGCAAACATGCCGCAGCTGCAATAATTCAAGGTAAAGATAAAATACaagttttcttttgccttttcattgctgaataataaaatgaatacagtACATAAATGTCTCCAGATTTATTGTCTGATTTCCTAAACCAAATTAGAATAACACAAATGAAATGGCACCCCAGTCATGGCCGTACTGCATGACTCATCCCAGGATTATATTGATTTCATGACAGGTTCAGCGGCAGGTGTTGCAACATGCTTGCCTGTCTAGTCATATGTTCCATACGCACAATAACATTTCTCATATAGATGCACGATTTATGCATGGGATTTAACATctctgtgaagagagagagaaaggatataaaCATTATGAAAAGATAGATTTAaacctcattctctttcccttcatcctctctctctctctctctctctctctctctctctctctctctcctctctctctccccctctctcccctctcctcctctctctctcctctctctcttctcttcttttctctctctttttcctctctcttttctttctcttctttcctttctctttctctcctctctttttctctccccttttccctccctcctccccctctctccctccccccctcctcctccctttttcctcctcttcctcctccctctctctctctctctctcctccctctccccctctctctctctcccccctccctccttcttctctccccctcccccctccccccctttccccctccctccccttcccccctccccccttcctcctccccccttccccctctcctctcctctcctctcctctctcctctccccccttctctcctctccctctctctctctctctccccctctctccccctccccccctttttcccccctctccctttttccctctctcccttcttcccctcctcccttcttccctcctccttcttccctccctcccttttttcccccccttcccccctttcccccccctttctctcttttctctctcctccctccctcctctctctctctcctccctccctctctcccccccgccctccccccttcctcctctcctctctctctcctctctctcctctctctctctctccttttctctctctctctccctctccccccctctccctccctctctccccctcctctcctccccctctctctccctctctcttctctctcttttctctcttccccccctcccctctctctctctctcttctctttctctctctcttctctctctctctctctctctccccccctctctctctttctcccccccctctcttctttttctctctccctcttatctctttccccctttctctctctctcctctcccctcctctcttcgtctcccttcgtctcctcctccctcccctctcttcgttccctccttccctcttctttccctctcttcttccctcccccttttcttccccctcctctccccttttcccctcctccccctttttctttttttttccctctcctctcccctctctctctctcccccttctttctctcttttcttcctttccccctttcaccccattcatttctatttacccaacccaaaaaaaagaaagaaaaaattttttgtatattaaaatattttcataaaaagggggattttaattttttttacatttttttttcttttctaaaacaaaaaagaggaaaattttaaggaacttttgtaaattttttcGTTCTCCAAAATTCTTGTTAAAACGGAACCCTTTTTAATGTTAAGCTGCTTATAGCcaagtccccccccaaaaaaaaaaatcgggtttaCAGTTTGTGCAGCACGTGATATTATGATCTAGTACATTCACCCCTTTTATCTGTTTTGATCGAGATGGATTGTGTCATCATCGATACAAAATGATTTGAGGGTTTCGAAAcattaattttccccccttcctttttttattttggttttttttgtttccccggtttcaaacccaaaaaaaaaagtttttttttttaaaaaaaaacaaaaaaaaaataaacaaataattttaaattcctTAAAAGCTGCGTGCGGCTCCTTGGCGGCCTGAAACCAGCAAAATAAAAGGGTCACAAGAAAACGGgggcccaaaaattccccccgggaaaaaacccccgcccccggGCCCAAACCCGATGCTTTACGCACACGGCATTCGGGAAAACATGAACATTTTCCCCAAGTCTTTTTCCGAGTCATGTTCGTTGCTATAGGACTTCGTTGTAAATGAGGCTCTCCGTCGCTCGCCAGGACGTCGAACTTCTCCCTTTCGAAGTCCTCTCCGACGTGAGGGTGGTTCCTCGTGACGCGAGCTGGGTCCTCCGCGCCGCTGTCCTCACGGTCGGCGATTTCCCGGGCTCTGGCGCCGCGGAGGAAGGCGAAGACGCCGTGGTGGGCGAAGGTGATGAAGAGGCGGACgatgaagtagaagaagtagacgTCGATGACCTTCGGGGAGGATGACGGCGGGATCGTGAAGGTGATTTGAGAGAAGAGGGCAGCGATGACGATGAGGCAGGAGAGAGTCACGCCAATCCGGGGCACCCGTAAAATCCGAAAGTTTGcgaagggtgagaaaaaaaaggtgtcttGGTGACCTAACTTGCCTAATATGTGAAGTTATATCGCTAGGAATCCTATCAATATTCTTTATATTGGCTCTGAATGAATATTTTTGTCACCGTCAAAGTTGCTCTAGATACTgatacacagaagaaaaaaaaatcgagcgaaggatgaaatgaaaaataaaaaaaaaaacctctacaCTCACTGACCTAATAAAAACCCCGAATCATAGTATTTTTTGCTAGTGGCTCTATTTCAGTACtcttttccgtaaaaaaaaaggtcGACGTTTCAATCCCAGTGTATTCTAACCTGAAATCTTGTCTCTTGAAGTAAAGGGTCCCAAAACCCATGAGCCCAGGTCCCACGCAGGAAGGGGGGTGAACGGAAGGCTCCTACTGAGTCTCAGCAGAAACTACAGGGGTCGGATGTgtgaaatttctctctctctctcctctctcttctctctctttttctcttctccctcctctctccacttccctcctacctactccttcatcctcttccatcctccctcttccctcctcccccttctcttctctctcttcccctttcctccttccctccttcctccctccttccaccttcctccttcctccctccttcctcccccttctcttctctctcctctcgaccccctcccccttcctccttcctactctGGAATCCGATCGGGAACTGattagaataaaacaaaataaaataaaaatagtaaaataataatccgTGTACAGTATGCTATACCCTCAGACTTATTGCGGTGATATTCTCCTTGGTGTCGCCCCAGCGGTTTTTCGCGTTTTTGCGTTTGGGAACAAAGTCAGAGAAGATGCTGACGAAAGGATCTTGATGTCCTGGAGAAGACCATATGTGAgtctattgtatttttgtattttttaggtATTTGTGTATTGAATAGAGAGTTTCAggaattatagatatttttatatatgatttatacagaTCTATTACTGGGCTGTCATAGTCATGCATTTCTAtccagagggaagaaggagagggagaaggacaggaaGAAGGTGAACGAGGgatatgtgtatactgtatacgTACAGATGCATatttcaatgtgtatatatactgtgtatatgcatacacagagaaacagactgatagacagatagatagatagataggtagacagaagacaaaaataaaataaaagatagacagacatataaacagacagacaaacagataggcagacagacagacagagagacgactCAGACAGTAAAAAGCAGACGACATGCAACATCgaaggcagaagaagagagaagaccaacagaagacagaagacaaccagaagacaagaggagagaggggagagaagaggagagagagaaagaaagaaaagagaaagagaagggaggacagagaaaagacaaataaaaggagACCAGGACAAAAGCAAAGAcgaaaagaacaagagaacaagcccaaaaaaagagagacacgagaccaaacaaaaagagaaaggggcaaaaagaacgagacaaacacagaaagagaagaaagaaaagagaacagaacaaGGAACACCCAAATAAAACCTGAGGATCGAAGCTGGCGTAGAAAGAACCGCGGTTCATGATCGAGATATTGACATGGCACTCGTGCACGTcgaaagggaacagagagaggtcGAAGTTGCAGATGTAGGAAGCCATGAAATCCTCACGCCTTTGCAACTCGGCTTCCACACTTGCATTATAAACGTACCCTGCAATGGAGTGTTGCACACCATTATAAGGGATTATATTAATTCTGTGTACGCCATTGCAACACATATGGAATATCTTAGTCATGGTAAGAATCCAAGGTAAACTAGAGATATAAAATCTAACACACGAAAAACGTTATATACTGAATGTTCGCACTGAATTATCGGAACATGAAATGTGTTAAAGTATATCTATAACGAATcataagaaggaaaaagtaaaatgaaaagtaaCGAACCTGAGAGTAATGATGATCAAATactatttgataatgatattgactataatattaccaataatcataatgatgtgataataatcatgagaatcataataaagtaataataatgctgatgataagaataactacaataacaacaataataagaagtaatgataataatgataataataataataataataataataataataataataataataataataataataatttaaaaaataagaataagaaaaacactattaacaataacaatgataaaattagtgataataataatctttacctTCGTACCCCCCAATACAGTCAATCTTCCCTTCGGCTGTCTTAATGGCACTCGTAGTGACGAAAATGTTCTCACGGCGTCTATAGGCCACTTTATCCTGGAACACAGCATTATCCAGGTCGTACATGGGACTCCAGACTTTATCCGGCTGTGGAAGGATATTATCCATAACCTCGTTGCTCAGCTGGGAGAGGCGAACCCGGTCGTCCCTCCACCCGGTTTCCAGCTGTGGATCGAGACGTGGACTTAAAACGAGTGGATTAACGCCGATCGATTTTTGTGGCCGTTGGGACATGTAAGAGATCGTTTGTAACACGTAGCTTATAGGATAGGATTATTAGGATTATGGCGTATATTGGTTTGGTATGTTTCGACGATGTCCGATGGCTATTTTCTAGAAGTAAATAGAtgcagatggatttttttttttactacttggAGACGGAAAAGGacgatatctatatttatatgcctaaatctatgaataaatgaatgcatgaatgaataaattaacaaatgtgtaagttgtgtttatgtgtgtaaatacatacatatatacatatagatattacaaaagagaaaaaaagaaagagaaaaagaaaaaatatatacatacatacatatatagatagatagattgatggatagatagatagacagatagatagacagacagatgtacacacatacacgcgcgcgcgcaccacacacacacacacacacacacacacacacacacacacatatacacacacacacacacacacacacacacacacacacacacacacacacacacaaatatatatatatatatatatatatatatatatataaaatatatatatatatatatatatatatatatatatatatgtatatatataatatatatatatatatatatatatatatatatatatatatatatatatatatatatatataatatatatatttatatatataatatatatataatatatatatatatatatatattacatcactcCACCAGCATTTAATGCATCCACTGTCCTGTTTACAGTTCTGGGTACACATAGCGACTAATGAATTATGAGAGCACATGCCCGGCACATGTTCCGCTGACCTTCTGGCTTCGACCGCACGAAATTAATTGGTTTTGGTTAGATAAGAATGAAATGGGTATTGTGGGTCTCGGCAAAACTGGTTCGCTTACGTACCGCATTAATTGAGTTCAATTTAATTATGGCTGGCCAggcaccgatttttttttattttgtattagttTCGGTTTGACTAATCTAACTAATCTGGACTCGCCAAGCTTGGGCGTTTTGGTCAAAGTTGGAGGATTGGTCGCGGACACATTTTGATCATAGCCCCTGATTTTACGAGAAGAAACTCCTCATGACGACCGAAAGTGGATACCAAATTTTGATCATATCCACTCAAGTACCAGGAGAAAATCCTCACGACAGCCAAAACCGGATACCAATTTTTTACCATTTCCAGTTAAGTACCAGGAAAAAAATCTCCATAACCAAAAGCGAATGCCGAATTTTGACCCCATcgccataaaaagaagaaaaggatggatACCAAACTGGGTGGATACTATACCTGTAGCCAAGCGGTGAGAAGGTTGTTAGCCACATCCACATCATGCACTCGGACCAGACGGACGAGCAGAGACAGCGGCGTGCGAGGGAGCGGAGGCCGGTCGGCGCGATACGTCGGAGGCAGAGGCAGCAGCACGGAGCACGCCTCGTCGGAGTCGTCGCCGCAGTCGTTGGCGCCGTCGCAGCGGGTGGACAGGGGGACGCACCAGCCGTCGTCGCACGTGAATTCCGTCTgcgggagagggagcgaggggcggagggtaggagggggagggagagagagagagagagagagagagagagagagagagaaagagagagaagagagagagagagagagagagagcataggaaaggagagaagtagaaagacagagaggagaggagagaaagagagagagagagagagagagagagagagagaggagagagagagagaggagagagagagagagagagagagagagagagagagagagagagagagagagagagagagagagagagaagagagagagaagagagagagaagagagagagagagagagagaggagagagagagagagagagagagagagagagagaagagagagagagagagagatagagaggagaggagagagagagtgacagagagagagaatagagagaaagagagagagagaggagagagggagagggagagagagaggagagagaaagagaagagagagaggagagaggagagagagagaggagagagagagagagagagagagagagagaggagagagagagagagagagagagagagagagagagagagagaggag
It includes:
- the LOC119580573 gene encoding uncharacterized protein LOC119580573: MGFGTLYFKRQDFSDRIGVTLSCLIVIAALFSQITFTIPPSSSPKVIDVYFFYFIVRLFITFAHHGVFAFLRGARAREIADREDSGAEDPARVTRNHPHVGEDFEREKFDVLASDGEPHLQRSPIATNMTRKKTWGKCSCFPECRVRKASGRQGAARSF